One Panulirus ornatus isolate Po-2019 chromosome 16, ASM3632096v1, whole genome shotgun sequence genomic window carries:
- the LOC139754106 gene encoding uncharacterized protein, whose protein sequence is MKALVLFALVACAAALPLEEEAPAGTYLDYTEEVAAARADFQAAYDAAAAREAPVASYLDYTKEVADARADFQAAHDAAAARAEAVAAIAKINPLLYPYGIHAPMLAAPALAAEAPLTYSGLGFPGAFGLNGFYGPYGFPFQLAKAE, encoded by the exons ATGAAGGCTCTC GTACTTTTTGCTTTGGTGGCCTGCGCCGCTGCCCTTCCTCTTGAAGAAGAGGCCCCAGCAGGAACTTACCTCGACTACACCGAGGAGGTCGCTGCTGCCAGGGCTGACTTCCAGGCTGCTTACGACGCCGCTGCCGCTCGCGAAGCCCCAGTAGCCTCTTACCTCGACTACACCAAGGAGGTCGCCGATGCCAGGGCTGACTTCCAGGCTGCTCATGACGCCGCTGCCGCTAGAGCTGAAGCCGTTGCTGCTATTGCTAAGATCAACCCCCTCCTCTACCCATACGGCATCCACGCCCCCATGCTTGCTGCACCCGCCCTGGCTGCTGAAGCTCCTCTGACCTACAGCGGACTTGGCTTCCCCGGTGCATTTGGACTCAACGGTTTCTACGGCCCCTATGGATTTCCCTTCCAGCTGGCTAAGGCTGAATAA
- the LOC139754105 gene encoding uncharacterized protein produces the protein MKALVLFALVACAAALPLEEEAPAATYLDYTKEVADARADFQAAFDAAAAGEGPVASYLDYTKEVADARADFQAAYDAAAANEGPVASYLDYTKEVADARADFQAIHDAAAARPKINPLLYPYGIHAPVLAASTLAAGAPLTYSGLGFPGAFGLNGFYGPYGFPFQLAKAE, from the exons ATGAAGGCTCTC GTACTCTTTGCTTTGGTGGCCTGCGCCGCTGCTCTCCCTCTTGAAGAAGAGGCCCCAGCAGCAACTTACCTCGACTACACCAAGGAGGTCGCTGATGCCAGGGCTGACTTCCAGGCTGCTTTCGACGCCGCTGCCGCTGGCGAAGGCCCAGTAGCCTCTTACCTCGACTACACCAAGGAGGTCGCCGATGCCAGAGCTGACTTCCAGGCTGCTTATGACGCCGCTGCCGCTAACGAGGGTCCCGTTGCGTCTTACCTCGACTACACCAAGGAGGTCGCTGATGCCAGGGCTGATTTCCAAGCTATCCATGACGCCGCTGCCGCTAGGCCTAAGATCAACCCCCTCCTCTACCCATACGGCATCCACGCCCCCGTGCTTGCTGCATCCACACTGGCTGCTGGAGCTCCTCTGACCTACAGCGGACTTGGCTTCCCAGGTGCTTTTGGACTCAACGGTTTCTACGGCCCCTATGGATTTCCCTTCCAGCTGGCTAAGGCTGAATAA
- the LOC139754104 gene encoding uncharacterized protein encodes MKVLVLFALVGAACAAALPAEAPVPVTDTEEVVQAKAEFEAAYAAAAAAAAADEVPEASYPEYTKEIADARADFQAAYDAAAARAEAAPDTDLDGKLSTYSGFLSTIDGRMSPLYTNNFGAYGFHAPVLARSPVFTGANVIAGAPLAAGAPLTYSGLGFPGAFGLNGFYGPYGLPLQLA; translated from the exons ATGAAGGTTCTC GTACTCTTTGCTTTGGTGGGCGCCGCCTGCGCCGCCGCCCTTCCTGCTGAGGCTCCAGTCCCCGTGACTGACACTGAGGAAGTGGTGCAAGCCAAAGCTGAGTTCGAGGCAGCCTATgcggccgccgccgctgctgctgctgctgacgaagtCCCCGAAGCCTCTTATCCCGAATACACCAAGGAGATCGCCGATGCCAGAGCTGACTTCCAGGCTGCTTATGACGCCGCTGCCGCTAGAGCTGAGGCCGCCCCTGACACCGACCTGGACGGTAAGCTCTCCACCTACAGCGGTTTCCTCTCCACCATCGACGGCAGGATGTCTCCTCTCTACACCAACAACTTTGGCGCCTACGGTTTCCATGCCCCCGTGCTTGCTAGATCCCCAGTGTTTACTGGAGCTAACGTAATCGCTGGAGCACCACTGGCTGCCGGAGCTCCTCTGACCTACAGCGGACTTGGCTTCCCCGGTGCCTTTGGACTCAACGGTTTCTACGGCCCTTATGGACTTCCTCTTCAGTTGGCTTAG
- the LOC139754103 gene encoding uncharacterized protein, translating into MKVLVLLALVGAACAAALPEAPVPVTDTEEVVKARDDFEAAFAAAAAAAAADEVPEVTYPEYSEDVAAARADFLAAFDAAAAGEGPVAAYLEYTKEVAAARAAFQAAFDAAAAGEGPLAAYLENTKDVADATADFQTAFDAAAAEEGPVAAYLEYTKDVADARAKFQSAYEAAAARAEAAPDAPVQLLPAFGGSLSPFYTNALGIHAPMLAAAPLAARSPLTYSGLGFPGAFGLHGLRGLYGLPF; encoded by the exons ATGAAGGTTCTC GTACTTCTTGCTTTGGTGGGCGCCGCCTGCGCCGCCGCCCTTCCAGAGGCTCCAGTCCCCGTGACGGACACtgaggaagtggtgaaagccaGAGATGATTTCGAAGCTGCCTTTgcggccgccgctgctgctgctgcagccgaCGAGGTCCCCGAAGTGACATATCCCGAGTACTCCGAAGATGTCGCCGCTGCCAGGGCTGACTTCCTAGCTGCTTTTGACGCCGCTGCCGCCGGCGAAGGCCCAGTAGCAGCTTATCTCGAATACACCAAGGAGGTCGCCGCTGCCAGGGCTGCATTCCAAGCAGCCTTTGACGCCGCTGCCGCTGGCGAAGGCCCATTAGCAGCCTACCTCGAAAATACCAAGGATGTCGCCGATGCCACGGCTGACTTCCAGACTGCTTTCGACGCTGCCGCCGCTGAAGAAGGCCCAGTAGCAGCTTACCTCGAATACACGAAAGACGTCGCTGATGCCAGGGCTAAATTTCAGAGCGCTTATGAAGCTGCTGCCGCAAGAGCTGAGGCTGCTCCCGATGCGCCTGTCCAACTCCTCCCTGCCTTTGGCGGCAGTTTGTCTCCCTTCTACACCAACGCCTTGGGTATCCACGCCCCCATGCTTGCTGCAGCCCCACTGGCTGCCAGGTCTCCTCTGACCTACAGCGGACTTGGCTTCCCCGGTGCATTTGGACTCCACGGTCTCCGCGGCCTCTATGGATTGCCTTTCTAG
- the LOC139753958 gene encoding uncharacterized protein: MKVLVLLALVGAACAAALPEAPVPVTDTEEVVQAKAEFEAAYAAAAAAAAADEVPVVVLPEGAPEPVADTEEVAAAKAEFTAAFEAAAAAAEAAPDTDLDGKISTYTGLLSTIDGRLSPLYTNTLPYGAFGIHAPLLAGAPLVAGAPLAAGAPLAYSGLGLHGAYGIHGFPLIKFAEAK, from the exons ATGAAGGTTCTC GTACTTCTTGCTTTGGTGGGCGCCGCCTGCGCCGCCGCCCTTCCAGAGGCTCCAGTCCCCGTGACTGACACTGAGGAAGTGGTGCAAGCCAAAGCTGAGTTCGAGGCAGCCTATgcggccgccgccgctgctgctgctgctgacgaggtCCCCGTTGTAGTTCTTCCCGAAGGCGCCCCAGAACCCGTTGCTGACACCGAGGAAGTCGCCGCTGCCAAGGCTGAGTTTACGGCTGCTTTCGAagctgccgctgctgccgctgAGGCCGCCCCAGACACCGATCTGGACGGTAAGATCTCCACCTACACCGGCCTCCTCTCCACCATCGACGGCAGGCTGTCTCCTCTCTACACCAACACCCTGCCCTACGGTGCCTTCGGTATCCACGCTCCCTTGCTGGCTGGAGCCCCTCTGGTTGCTGGAGCCCCTCTGGCTGCTGGAGCCCCTCTGGCATACAGCGGTCTTGGCCTCCACGGTGCCTATGGCATCCATGGATTTCCCCTCATTAAGTTCGCTGAAGCTAAATAG